From the genome of Agromyces badenianii:
GGGCGTGCCGAGGCGGAAGCGACGTCGCAGCAGCTCGGTGTACAGCTCGCGCAACGTGTACGGCCGCTCGGCGAGGAGCGACGCGATCCACGCGTAGAACGACTGCGACTGGTTGAACCCCGCGACGTCGAAGTCGAACTCGAAGAGTTCGTCGGGGTCGCGCTCGCCGAGGTCGGCGCCGAGGTGGTGCGATAGCAGGTCGAGCGACACCCGGTCAGGCGTGAGCGAGGCGAGCTCGCGGAACTTCTCCTCGGCCTCGGCATCGGTGCGCCCGATGATCGGCGACAGCGCCGGCAGCACGAGCAGCGCGTCGGCCGCTCGGCCGGCGCGTCGCGCACGGAGCTTGTAGTCGGCGTAGAGGCGCCGCGCGCCGGTGAGGTCGTCGGGGCTCAGCGTGAACACCGCCTCGGCGGTGCGGCCCGCGAGGGCGCGACCGGCCTCGGATGCACCGGCCTGGAAGAGCGGCGGGTGCCCCTGCGGCGGCCTCGGGATGTTGAGCGGGCCGCGTACCGAGAGGAACTCCCCGGCGTGGTCGAGCACGTGCAGCTTGGCGCGGTCGGCGAAGACGCCGCTCGCGCGGTCGTAGCGGAACGCGTCGTCGTCCCAGCTGTCCCAGAGGCCAGTGACGACGTCGACGAACTCCTCGCCCCGCCGATAGCGCACGGGGTGGTCGAGGTTCGACTCCCGGCCGAAGTTGCGGGCCTCCTCGTCGCTCGCACTCGTGACGAGGTTCCACGCCGCCCGCCCGCGGCTGAGATGATCGAGCGAGGCGAGCTTGCGCGCCACGTGGTACGGCTCGTTGTACGTCGTCGACACGGTCGCCGCGAGCCCGATCTTCGTCGTGACCTGCGACAGCGCCGAGAGCAGGGTGAACGGCTCGAGCCGCACGTTGACGCCGTGGTCGATGCCCGAGGCGAAGCGGTCCCACACGTAGAGCTCGTCGGCCACGAAGACGGTCGCGAACCGCCCCGCCTCGGCGGTCTGCGCGAACCGCGTGTAGTAGTCGAGGTCGAAGAAGTCGCCCGGCCGCGCGGCGGGGCTGCGCCAGCTCGTGACGTGCTCGCCGCCGGGATAGAAGAATCCCGCGCCGAGCACGAGTTGACGACGGCTCATACGAGCGCCTCCTCACGGTGGTCGGCGCCGGCCCAGCCGAGCGCCGGCGCGACCTCGGTCACGAACGCCTCGAGGGCGTCGTGCCGGGCGGCGAACGAGGAGTAGAGCAGTTCCACCTGCACCTGCAGGTGCGTCGCGAAGGCGAAGGCCGGCTGGGTCGAGATCGACTCGATGAGATCGTCGGATGCCCCGTAGTGGATGTTCAGCGAAGCGGCCTTCTCTTCGAGCGTGG
Proteins encoded in this window:
- a CDS encoding LLM class flavin-dependent oxidoreductase — protein: MSRRQLVLGAGFFYPGGEHVTSWRSPAARPGDFFDLDYYTRFAQTAEAGRFATVFVADELYVWDRFASGIDHGVNVRLEPFTLLSALSQVTTKIGLAATVSTTYNEPYHVARKLASLDHLSRGRAAWNLVTSASDEEARNFGRESNLDHPVRYRRGEEFVDVVTGLWDSWDDDAFRYDRASGVFADRAKLHVLDHAGEFLSVRGPLNIPRPPQGHPPLFQAGASEAGRALAGRTAEAVFTLSPDDLTGARRLYADYKLRARRAGRAADALLVLPALSPIIGRTDAEAEEKFRELASLTPDRVSLDLLSHHLGADLGERDPDELFEFDFDVAGFNQSQSFYAWIASLLAERPYTLRELYTELLRRRFRLGTPDSLAEWIAERYQRRAADGFILMFPTLPDTIEDFVADVIPRLTDAGIHPAGYAGDTLREHLGLARPEGRYVA